In a single window of the Streptomyces sp. NBC_00094 genome:
- a CDS encoding VOC family protein, whose protein sequence is MRVKAFDHLVLNVTDVDRALEFYTGPLGLAPERVEEWRDGKVPFPSVRIDESTVIDLFSRPRGESNVDHICLVVDPLDWQEVIGSGAFDVIEGPVPRWGARGSAQSVYVRDPDGNTVELRWYPQDAEGGQAG, encoded by the coding sequence ATGCGGGTTAAGGCTTTCGATCACTTGGTGCTCAATGTGACTGATGTCGACCGGGCGCTCGAGTTCTATACCGGCCCTCTGGGGCTCGCGCCCGAGCGGGTGGAGGAGTGGCGGGACGGGAAGGTCCCCTTCCCGTCCGTGCGCATCGACGAGTCAACGGTCATCGATCTCTTCTCGCGCCCGCGAGGTGAGTCCAACGTCGACCACATCTGCCTGGTCGTGGATCCGCTGGACTGGCAGGAGGTCATCGGTTCCGGGGCGTTCGATGTCATCGAGGGTCCCGTTCCGCGTTGGGGTGCGCGTGGTTCGGCCCAGTCGGTGTACGTGAGGGACCCGGACGGCAATACGGTCGAGCTGCGCTGGTATCCCCAGGACGCCGAGGGCGGGCAAGCCGGCTGA
- a CDS encoding helix-turn-helix transcriptional regulator, whose amino-acid sequence MIRLHFTAADLRQITLAPAANALSETALSLRLSLRPGERWGRPRPAARRWHHSLHGAARARAGVLAELVTEDGYIPDFLLQPSLDDFAEALEAAASTPAEQLALDLGIPEVRGGNGRLSRPGPWARELAQGSPSATRTLVADTRRYFHTSVEPLWPRISSDTLTDRALRAEMLLRGGVDALLTTLSTTWRWQAPTLHLPSASAYDIPLCGRGLLLVPSWFATGPLVMYRPQAATVLVYPLHDNDSPGTGAAGGTDGRDGRPEALAALLGRTRAHLLALLRTPATTTALAERAAISLPAASRHTHVLRDAGLVDTTRTGVAVLHTLTPLGHTLLAGT is encoded by the coding sequence ATGATCCGCCTTCACTTCACGGCCGCCGATCTCCGTCAGATCACTCTCGCGCCGGCGGCCAACGCGCTCTCCGAGACGGCCCTGAGTCTGCGGCTCAGCCTGCGCCCCGGAGAGCGTTGGGGCCGGCCGCGTCCTGCGGCCCGGCGATGGCATCACTCGCTCCACGGGGCCGCGCGAGCGAGGGCCGGTGTCCTGGCCGAACTCGTCACCGAGGACGGCTACATCCCGGACTTCCTGCTCCAGCCGTCACTCGACGACTTCGCGGAGGCCCTGGAGGCAGCCGCCTCGACACCGGCGGAGCAGCTCGCGCTCGATCTCGGCATACCCGAAGTCCGTGGCGGGAACGGCAGGCTGAGCCGCCCCGGCCCCTGGGCGCGCGAGCTCGCCCAGGGCTCCCCGAGCGCGACCCGCACCCTGGTCGCCGACACCCGCCGCTACTTCCACACCTCCGTCGAACCGCTCTGGCCCCGGATCAGCAGCGACACCCTCACCGACCGCGCGCTGCGCGCCGAGATGCTGCTGCGCGGAGGGGTCGACGCGCTGCTCACCACCCTGTCGACCACCTGGAGGTGGCAGGCCCCGACACTCCACCTGCCGTCGGCGTCGGCGTACGACATCCCGCTGTGCGGCCGCGGACTCCTCCTCGTTCCCTCCTGGTTCGCGACCGGCCCCCTGGTGATGTACCGGCCCCAGGCGGCGACCGTGCTCGTCTACCCCCTGCACGACAACGACAGCCCCGGCACAGGGGCCGCCGGCGGTACGGACGGAAGGGACGGCCGGCCGGAAGCGCTCGCCGCGCTCCTGGGCCGTACCCGCGCGCACCTCCTCGCTCTCCTCCGTACGCCTGCCACCACCACCGCCCTGGCCGAGCGCGCCGCCATCTCCCTGCCGGCGGCCAGCCGGCACACACACGTCCTGCGCGACGCCGGGCTCGTCGACACCACCCGTACCGGCGTCGCCGTCCTCCACACCCTCACGCCCCTCGGACACACCCTCCTCGCCGGAACCTGA
- a CDS encoding DUF4291 domain-containing protein, translating to MASPYQIRADYDARTIVVYQAYPPAIADAAMRAGRFVAPFSFQRMTWIKPSFLWLMHRSNWARKPGQERVLAVRITREGWEEALSRAVLTTADPDAVAQAAVHVQWDPERSLRGAALNHHSIQVGIGRHLIRTFTDDWIVGLTDVTAQVRKAATFLQTGHAAKAQRLLPVERPYELPQTLRHLSSPGR from the coding sequence ATGGCGTCTCCCTACCAGATCCGTGCCGACTACGACGCTCGCACGATCGTCGTCTACCAGGCGTATCCGCCCGCCATCGCCGACGCGGCCATGCGGGCCGGGCGGTTCGTCGCGCCGTTCTCGTTCCAGCGAATGACATGGATCAAGCCGTCGTTCCTCTGGCTCATGCACCGCAGCAACTGGGCCCGCAAGCCCGGTCAGGAGCGTGTTCTCGCGGTGCGGATCACCCGGGAGGGGTGGGAGGAGGCCCTCTCCCGGGCGGTGCTGACGACCGCCGACCCGGACGCCGTCGCCCAGGCCGCCGTGCACGTCCAGTGGGATCCCGAGCGCTCCCTGCGGGGAGCGGCACTGAACCACCACAGCATCCAGGTCGGCATCGGCCGCCATCTGATCCGAACGTTCACCGACGACTGGATCGTCGGTCTCACCGACGTCACCGCTCAGGTCCGCAAGGCCGCCACGTTCCTGCAGACCGGGCACGCCGCCAAGGCCCAGCGCCTGCTTCCCGTGGAGCGCCCCTACGAGTTGCCCCAGACTCTGCGGCACCTCTCCTCTCCCGGCAGGTGA
- a CDS encoding histidine phosphatase family protein — METPERAESADGSPRRLLVLRHAKSAWPEGVPDRDRPLGPRGLRDAPAVGRFLAETGTPPDLVLCSPARRARHTWELAAAELDSPPPTRHDPRLYGADDRELLDVLHGVPDATGTLLLVGHNPGLEDLILLLAGSAVGDALARVRTKFPTSATAVLTWHGTWKSLRPGGAVLTRLAIPRGLPHH, encoded by the coding sequence ATGGAGACCCCGGAACGCGCCGAGTCCGCCGACGGCAGCCCGCGCCGCCTGCTCGTGCTGCGGCACGCCAAGAGCGCCTGGCCGGAGGGCGTGCCCGACCGGGACCGGCCCCTCGGTCCCCGGGGGCTGCGCGACGCCCCGGCCGTCGGGCGCTTCCTGGCGGAGACCGGCACGCCGCCCGACCTCGTCCTCTGCTCCCCGGCCCGGCGCGCCCGCCACACGTGGGAGCTGGCCGCCGCGGAGCTGGACAGCCCTCCGCCGACCCGCCACGACCCACGCCTGTACGGGGCGGACGACCGGGAACTCCTCGACGTCCTCCACGGCGTACCCGACGCGACCGGAACGCTCCTGCTGGTCGGACACAACCCGGGCCTCGAAGACCTGATCCTCCTGCTCGCGGGCAGCGCGGTCGGGGACGCCCTGGCGCGGGTGCGCACTAAGTTCCCGACCTCCGCGACGGCCGTCCTGACCTGGCACGGCACCTGGAAGTCCCTCCGCCCGGGCGGGGCGGTCCTGACACGACTGGCGATTCCCCGGGGGCTCCCGCACCACTGA
- a CDS encoding serine hydrolase, protein MSTDTTPDNPAQRRVEAILAEVTGTGAETGIQVAAWLDGEVVVDAWAGAADVAEGRPMGPDTLIPAWSTGKGVAAALVAVLVDQGRLEYEAPVARYWPRFDAEGKGRVTLGQLLAHTAGLPQLPADVTPERLLDLPTMADWLAGQRPRWEPGSALGYHAWTYGVLLAEILHRATGRTCDQLLREELAGPLGIGDDLLFHVPEELAPRMATSYDGGWAARLRRMPADAPFFDCAPRGVLPVAELANRADFRRTALPANGIMTARGVARMYAALACDGELDGVRLISPATLRAATTGRASGADRMLGTSWTMGHGFVVGDSGAKPVRSPGGFGHSGSGGNTACADPAHRFSFAVVKNRMTVAGLDARLFGEVRAALGITND, encoded by the coding sequence ATGAGCACCGACACGACACCGGACAACCCGGCGCAGCGCCGCGTCGAGGCGATCCTGGCCGAGGTCACCGGAACGGGGGCGGAGACCGGCATCCAGGTGGCGGCCTGGCTGGACGGGGAGGTGGTGGTGGACGCCTGGGCGGGGGCGGCGGACGTGGCCGAGGGGCGGCCGATGGGCCCGGACACCCTGATACCGGCCTGGTCGACGGGGAAGGGCGTGGCGGCGGCCTTGGTCGCGGTGCTGGTGGACCAGGGGAGGCTGGAGTACGAGGCGCCGGTGGCGCGGTACTGGCCCCGGTTCGACGCGGAAGGCAAGGGGCGCGTCACGCTGGGGCAGCTGCTCGCTCACACGGCCGGCCTGCCGCAGCTGCCGGCCGACGTCACCCCGGAGCGGCTGCTCGACCTGCCGACGATGGCCGACTGGCTCGCGGGGCAGCGCCCGCGCTGGGAGCCCGGCAGCGCGCTCGGCTATCACGCATGGACGTACGGGGTGCTCCTGGCCGAGATCCTGCACCGCGCCACGGGCCGGACCTGTGACCAGTTGCTGCGCGAGGAACTGGCCGGGCCGCTGGGGATCGGTGACGACCTCCTCTTCCATGTCCCGGAGGAACTCGCGCCGAGGATGGCCACCTCCTACGACGGAGGCTGGGCGGCGCGGCTGAGGCGGATGCCGGCCGATGCGCCGTTCTTCGACTGCGCGCCCCGCGGCGTCCTCCCGGTGGCCGAGCTGGCCAACCGGGCGGACTTCCGGCGCACGGCGCTGCCGGCCAACGGCATCATGACGGCACGCGGGGTGGCCCGGATGTACGCGGCGCTGGCCTGCGACGGCGAGCTCGACGGCGTACGACTCATCTCCCCGGCGACGCTCAGGGCGGCGACCACGGGCCGGGCGAGCGGCGCGGACAGGATGCTGGGCACCTCGTGGACGATGGGCCACGGTTTCGTGGTCGGGGACAGCGGAGCGAAGCCGGTGCGTTCACCGGGCGGCTTCGGTCACAGCGGGTCGGGAGGCAACACGGCCTGCGCCGACCCGGCGCATCGCTTCTCCTTCGCCGTGGTCAAGAACCGGATGACCGTGGCGGGCTTGGACGCCCGACTGTTCGGCGAGGTCCGCGCGGCGCTGGGCATCACGAACGACTGA
- a CDS encoding dihydrofolate reductase family protein translates to MAQLLRVQNFNVSSDGIGAGEDQTLERPFGHVDPERLFSWAGATASWPMRTDPGGSRGLDDYLTRDYARNIGAEIMGRNKFGPQRGPWEDHEWQGWWGDEPPFRTPVFVLTHHKRPSITLSDTTFHFVDGEPAAVLEQAREAAQGKDVRLGGGATTIREFLDADLVDTLHVAVSPVKLGSGVRLWESPDELLDRFHLEVVPSPSGVAHHLFWRK, encoded by the coding sequence GTGGCTCAGCTACTGAGAGTCCAGAACTTCAATGTCTCGAGCGACGGGATCGGTGCCGGTGAGGACCAGACCCTCGAGAGGCCGTTCGGGCATGTCGATCCCGAGAGGCTGTTCTCCTGGGCCGGCGCCACGGCGAGCTGGCCCATGCGCACCGACCCCGGGGGCAGCCGTGGCCTGGACGACTACCTCACGCGGGACTACGCCCGCAACATCGGCGCCGAGATCATGGGCCGCAACAAGTTCGGCCCCCAGCGCGGCCCCTGGGAGGACCATGAGTGGCAGGGCTGGTGGGGTGACGAGCCTCCGTTCCGCACCCCGGTATTCGTCCTGACCCACCACAAGCGTCCTTCGATCACGCTGTCCGACACCACGTTCCACTTCGTCGACGGCGAACCTGCCGCGGTACTCGAGCAGGCCCGGGAGGCGGCGCAGGGCAAGGACGTCCGGCTCGGCGGCGGGGCCACCACCATCCGGGAGTTCCTCGACGCCGACCTCGTCGACACCCTGCACGTGGCGGTCTCGCCGGTGAAGCTCGGGTCCGGAGTGCGCCTCTGGGAGTCACCCGACGAGCTGCTCGACCGGTTCCACCTGGAGGTCGTTCCCAGCCCGAGCGGGGTGGCACACCACCTGTTCTGGCGAAAGTGA
- a CDS encoding bifunctional 2-polyprenyl-6-hydroxyphenol methylase/3-demethylubiquinol 3-O-methyltransferase UbiG — translation MTDDSTAGSLTSDTDPLADGYRGDPGVRADWDSRYADRQQLWSGRPNGALVAEVAGLTPGRVLDVGCGEGADAVWLARGGWDVTALEVSGVALERAAGHARDAGTTVRWVHAALTEAGLPPASFDLVSAQYPALLRTPDAAAERALLSVVAPGGVLLLVHHAGMDTRPADESGFDPADYVWPSMVAALLDDDWVVEVDEQRPRVAPDGGAGAHHTDDVVLRARRLR, via the coding sequence ATGACAGACGACAGCACAGCAGGCTCGCTCACGTCCGATACCGATCCGCTTGCCGACGGATACCGCGGTGACCCCGGGGTACGGGCCGACTGGGACAGCCGGTACGCCGACCGACAGCAACTGTGGAGCGGCCGGCCCAATGGCGCGCTCGTGGCCGAGGTCGCCGGGCTCACGCCCGGGCGGGTGCTCGACGTCGGATGCGGCGAGGGCGCGGACGCCGTCTGGCTCGCGCGCGGCGGCTGGGACGTGACGGCGCTGGAGGTCTCGGGCGTGGCGCTGGAGCGGGCGGCCGGGCACGCGCGGGACGCCGGCACCACGGTTCGCTGGGTCCACGCCGCACTGACGGAGGCGGGGCTCCCGCCGGCCTCCTTCGACCTGGTCTCCGCGCAGTACCCGGCCCTGCTGCGCACGCCCGACGCGGCAGCCGAGCGAGCGCTGCTGTCGGTCGTCGCGCCTGGTGGTGTGCTGCTGCTCGTCCACCACGCGGGGATGGACACCCGGCCGGCGGATGAGAGCGGTTTCGACCCGGCCGACTACGTCTGGCCCTCGATGGTCGCCGCTCTGCTCGACGACGACTGGGTGGTGGAGGTGGACGAACAGCGGCCCCGCGTGGCCCCTGACGGAGGCGCGGGCGCGCACCACACCGACGACGTGGTACTGCGCGCACGCCGACTGCGCTGA
- a CDS encoding VOC family protein: MKIHLTSVFVDDQARAERFYTEVLGFVKKHDVPVGEKDRWLTVVSPDEPGGTELLLEPAGHPAVKTYRDALVQDGIPLAQFAVDDVRAEYERLRGLGVLFTQEPVEMGPVTTAVFDDTCGNLIQIATQP, translated from the coding sequence ATGAAGATCCATCTGACCAGCGTCTTCGTCGACGACCAGGCTCGGGCGGAGCGCTTCTACACCGAGGTCCTCGGGTTCGTGAAGAAGCACGACGTCCCGGTGGGCGAGAAGGACCGGTGGCTGACCGTCGTCTCCCCCGACGAGCCCGGCGGCACCGAACTCCTCCTGGAGCCCGCCGGCCACCCGGCCGTCAAGACCTACCGCGACGCGCTCGTCCAGGACGGCATCCCGCTCGCCCAGTTCGCCGTCGACGACGTGCGGGCGGAGTACGAGCGCCTGCGCGGCCTCGGCGTCCTGTTCACGCAGGAGCCCGTGGAGATGGGGCCCGTCACCACCGCCGTCTTCGACGACACCTGTGGCAATCTGATCCAGATCGCGACACAGCCTTAG
- a CDS encoding helix-turn-helix transcriptional regulator — MADELFKALADPTRRTILDELTEKSGQTLFEICARLSMKHRLGISRQGVSQHLAVLEAAGLVETRREGRYKFHDLNTAPLRRIAERWLVSDTSGPEENTP; from the coding sequence GTGGCCGACGAACTCTTCAAAGCCTTGGCCGACCCCACCCGTCGCACCATCCTCGACGAGCTCACGGAGAAGTCCGGGCAGACACTGTTCGAGATCTGTGCGCGGCTGAGCATGAAGCACCGGCTCGGCATCTCACGGCAGGGCGTCTCCCAGCACCTCGCCGTGCTGGAGGCAGCCGGACTCGTCGAGACCAGGCGGGAAGGTCGCTACAAGTTCCACGACCTCAACACGGCCCCGCTGCGGCGGATCGCCGAGCGATGGCTCGTTTCCGACACATCCGGACCGGAGGAGAACACTCCATGA
- a CDS encoding alpha/beta fold hydrolase — protein sequence MRHAPVTPNGDRIRWIEIPGAEPPRLYLHGLGSTSPVYWAAAAAHPLLTGRRSLLLDLLGFGISDRPTDFTYTLEAHADAVAVALEAAEVTGAEVIAHSLGGAVAILLAARHPRLVANLVLVDSVLDPAPAVPAPGSSGIAAYTEEEFLAEGWDRTEERVGPVWWSTMRLAGREALYRTTVHRSQATVPALREHLAGLRIPRTCLHPAADGEPADVAGLTASGVTVRAIPDCGHNIMFDNPEAFARATADALSAH from the coding sequence ATGCGCCATGCCCCTGTGACCCCGAACGGTGACCGGATCCGGTGGATTGAGATCCCCGGCGCCGAGCCGCCGAGGCTCTACCTGCACGGACTCGGATCCACGTCGCCGGTGTACTGGGCCGCGGCCGCCGCACACCCTCTCCTCACCGGTCGCCGGTCACTGCTGCTCGACCTGCTGGGCTTCGGCATCAGCGACAGGCCGACGGACTTCACCTACACGCTGGAGGCCCACGCGGACGCCGTGGCGGTCGCGTTGGAGGCGGCAGAGGTGACGGGCGCGGAGGTCATCGCGCACAGCCTGGGGGGCGCGGTGGCGATCCTGCTGGCCGCCCGGCATCCGCGGCTCGTCGCGAACCTGGTGCTGGTGGACTCGGTCCTGGACCCTGCTCCGGCGGTGCCTGCTCCCGGCAGCAGTGGGATCGCGGCGTACACCGAGGAGGAGTTCCTGGCCGAGGGCTGGGATCGGACGGAGGAGCGGGTCGGCCCGGTCTGGTGGTCGACGATGCGCCTGGCGGGCCGCGAGGCCCTGTACCGCACCACGGTCCACCGCTCCCAGGCGACGGTGCCTGCCCTGCGCGAGCACCTGGCGGGACTGCGGATCCCCCGTACGTGCCTCCATCCGGCGGCCGACGGCGAGCCGGCGGACGTCGCGGGCCTGACGGCTTCGGGCGTGACCGTGCGGGCGATACCCGACTGCGGCCACAACATCATGTTCGACAATCCGGAGGCCTTCGCGAGGGCGACCGCCGACGCGCTGAGCGCCCACTGA
- a CDS encoding vWA domain-containing protein, with protein sequence MSGTQNYINHVALVLDASSSMSHLSRKVVEVADQQIAYLARRSRELDQETRVTVYVFADKVECVIYDKDVLRMPSLKQLYRVGGMTSLLAAALKSQRELAQTAQLYGDHSFLTFVLTDGQENASHRCPDSPTRDPRELVKAVADMIVTQEDNWTLAVLVPDQMGKREAMQCGFPKENIAIWDATSTQGLEEAGHVIRQATEKFMVGRTQGIRGSRAVFSMGAEAVNKDTIKAAGLTPVKPSEYQLVPVAHATAIRDWVIETGHAYRTGCAFYQLSKPEKIQAQKQIAVLEKKTDRVYTGPEARALLGLPDVEARVKPDHNDGFTIFVQSTSVNRKLVPHTRLLVMI encoded by the coding sequence TTGTCCGGAACCCAGAACTACATCAACCACGTTGCTCTTGTCCTGGATGCCAGTTCGTCCATGTCGCACCTGAGCCGCAAGGTCGTCGAAGTCGCCGACCAGCAGATCGCGTACCTGGCCCGCCGATCGAGGGAACTCGATCAGGAGACCCGCGTGACGGTGTACGTCTTCGCGGACAAGGTGGAGTGCGTCATCTACGACAAGGACGTGCTGCGGATGCCGTCACTGAAGCAGCTGTACCGGGTCGGCGGGATGACGTCCCTTCTGGCGGCAGCGCTGAAGTCACAGCGGGAGCTGGCGCAGACGGCTCAACTGTACGGCGACCACAGCTTCCTGACGTTCGTCCTGACCGACGGGCAGGAGAACGCGAGCCATCGCTGCCCGGACAGCCCCACCAGGGACCCGCGTGAGCTGGTGAAGGCCGTGGCCGACATGATCGTGACGCAGGAGGACAACTGGACGCTGGCCGTCCTGGTGCCCGACCAGATGGGCAAGCGCGAGGCCATGCAGTGCGGTTTCCCGAAGGAGAACATCGCCATCTGGGACGCCACGAGCACGCAGGGGCTGGAGGAGGCCGGGCACGTCATCCGGCAGGCGACCGAGAAGTTCATGGTGGGCCGCACCCAGGGCATCCGGGGATCGCGGGCGGTGTTCTCCATGGGCGCGGAGGCGGTCAACAAGGACACCATCAAGGCGGCCGGCCTCACCCCGGTGAAGCCGTCGGAGTACCAGCTGGTCCCCGTCGCCCATGCCACGGCGATCCGGGACTGGGTCATCGAAACCGGACACGCCTACCGCACCGGTTGCGCCTTCTACCAGCTGAGCAAGCCGGAGAAGATCCAGGCGCAGAAGCAGATCGCGGTGCTGGAGAAGAAGACGGACCGGGTGTACACAGGGCCCGAAGCCCGCGCTCTGCTCGGCCTGCCGGACGTGGAGGCACGCGTCAAGCCGGACCACAACGACGGCTTCACGATCTTCGTGCAGAGCACCAGCGTGAACCGGAAGCTCGTCCCGCACACACGGCTCCTGGTGATGATCTGA
- a CDS encoding calcium-binding protein, with protein sequence MTHTHPRPPRWRRGPRGRAGAPAVLAAALVLTLSGAALAAPGDPDPGFGPDGRVVTPFPGYAEGHDIARQADGKLVVAGLSEGGFALARYLPDGGLDPAFGTSGLVTSAFGGGAHSANAVAVQPADGKIVVAGTTEVFAEEGGGCCFFSVARYLPDGTLDAEFGDGGLVRVEEFGGSADGADVAVQSDGRIVAAGKGAGGGFALVRLDTEGDLDPSLGGDGAVVAGFTPGSPQDAGGIARSMALQADGKIVSVGYVGNTAFDIGVARYLPDGSLDPGFGGGDGMVSADFGSTEFGNAVAVQPDGKILAAGSGGAGFALLRYNADGSPDAGFGTGGRTSVAFPGDGGIAYGMALQQGGKIVLAGRADDPNSSEANDFGLARFNANGTVDTGFGGDGFVVTGFGDFDEARAVLVQPDGKIVAAGYGAGFAFALARYQGGDATPPPTPYADLSVTTTSTATVSIGDRVSYTVTVANRSTSTATATGVTLTDTLAGAGVTLTSATPSQGTCTTTATRATCALGSLAPGSSATLALTAEPRSTGTLTHTAAVGATQSDPVASDNTVTTTTSVNNARGCTIIGTSGPDTLNGGYGNDVICGLGGNDIVRASYGHDTVHGGYGNDNLDGSFGDDTINGGPGNDTLTGAYGNDRLTTTDAVLANDTANGGYGTDTCTTDPGDARISCP encoded by the coding sequence ATGACCCACACTCATCCGAGACCGCCGCGTTGGCGCCGAGGACCGCGGGGGAGGGCCGGGGCGCCGGCCGTCCTCGCGGCGGCGCTCGTCCTCACGCTGTCCGGTGCCGCGCTGGCGGCCCCCGGAGATCCGGACCCGGGCTTCGGACCCGACGGCCGCGTGGTCACGCCCTTCCCGGGGTACGCGGAGGGCCACGACATCGCGCGGCAGGCGGACGGCAAGCTGGTCGTGGCGGGTCTGAGCGAGGGCGGGTTCGCGCTCGCCCGTTACCTGCCCGACGGCGGCCTCGATCCGGCCTTCGGTACCAGCGGCCTGGTGACCAGCGCCTTCGGCGGCGGCGCTCACTCGGCGAACGCGGTCGCGGTCCAGCCGGCGGACGGAAAGATCGTCGTGGCGGGCACCACCGAGGTGTTCGCGGAGGAGGGCGGCGGCTGCTGCTTCTTCTCCGTCGCCCGATACCTGCCCGACGGCACCCTGGACGCGGAGTTCGGTGACGGCGGCCTGGTGCGGGTCGAGGAGTTCGGCGGGTCCGCGGACGGCGCGGACGTGGCCGTGCAGAGCGACGGCCGGATCGTCGCCGCGGGCAAGGGCGCCGGTGGCGGGTTCGCGTTGGTCCGCCTCGACACCGAGGGGGACCTGGACCCGAGCCTGGGCGGCGACGGCGCGGTCGTCGCCGGCTTCACGCCCGGCTCGCCCCAGGACGCCGGCGGCATCGCCCGGAGCATGGCCCTCCAGGCCGACGGCAAGATCGTCTCGGTCGGGTACGTGGGCAACACCGCCTTCGACATCGGCGTGGCCCGCTACCTGCCCGACGGCAGCCTCGACCCCGGCTTCGGCGGCGGCGACGGCATGGTCAGCGCGGACTTCGGCAGCACCGAGTTCGGCAACGCGGTCGCCGTGCAGCCGGACGGCAAGATCCTTGCCGCGGGCTCCGGCGGCGCCGGCTTCGCGCTCCTGCGCTACAACGCCGACGGCAGCCCCGACGCCGGCTTCGGCACCGGTGGCCGGACCTCGGTGGCCTTCCCCGGGGACGGCGGCATCGCGTACGGGATGGCGCTGCAGCAGGGCGGCAAGATCGTCCTCGCCGGCCGGGCCGACGACCCGAACAGCTCCGAGGCCAACGACTTCGGCCTCGCCCGCTTCAACGCCAACGGCACCGTCGACACCGGCTTCGGCGGCGACGGCTTCGTGGTCACCGGGTTCGGGGACTTCGACGAGGCCCGCGCGGTACTCGTCCAGCCGGACGGCAAGATCGTCGCGGCCGGATACGGGGCGGGCTTCGCCTTCGCGCTCGCCCGCTACCAGGGAGGTGACGCGACGCCGCCCCCGACGCCGTACGCCGATCTGTCGGTGACGACGACGAGCACGGCCACGGTGAGCATCGGCGACCGCGTCTCGTACACGGTGACCGTCGCCAACCGCTCGACCTCCACCGCCACCGCGACCGGCGTCACTCTGACGGACACCCTCGCCGGCGCGGGCGTGACCCTCACCTCCGCCACCCCCTCGCAGGGCACCTGCACGACGACCGCGACGAGGGCCACCTGCGCCCTCGGCTCGCTCGCGCCCGGGTCGAGCGCCACGCTCGCGCTCACGGCGGAGCCCCGCTCCACCGGCACCCTCACGCACACGGCGGCCGTCGGAGCCACCCAGTCGGACCCGGTCGCCTCCGACAACACGGTCACCACGACCACGTCGGTGAACAACGCCCGCGGCTGCACGATCATCGGCACGAGCGGCCCGGACACCCTGAACGGCGGCTACGGGAACGACGTCATCTGCGGCCTCGGCGGCAACGACATCGTCCGCGCGAGCTACGGCCACGACACCGTCCACGGCGGTTACGGCAACGACAACCTCGACGGCTCCTTCGGCGACGACACGATCAACGGCGGCCCGGGCAACGACACCCTGACGGGCGCCTACGGCAACGACCGCCTCACCACCACGGACGCCGTCCTCGCCAACGACACGGCCAACGGCGGCTACGGCACCGACACCTGCACCACCGACCCGGGCGACGCCCGCATCAGCTGCCCCTGA
- a CDS encoding PadR family transcriptional regulator, with product MLKLAILGFLHDQPMHGYELRRHLAALTGHIRPISDGTLYPAIKRLETDGLLIRETEPGSTAAPRHTLHLTPAGRTALLERLRTPDRLDISDENRWFTVLAFLRHLDSPAEQATVLRRRLAFLDEPASFFYDGARPLSAEDITDPFRSGILLIARATSQAELAWLGDTIATLDGHPRPSA from the coding sequence ATGCTCAAGCTCGCGATCCTCGGGTTCCTCCACGACCAGCCCATGCACGGCTACGAACTGCGGCGGCACCTGGCCGCACTGACCGGCCACATCCGCCCGATCAGTGACGGCACCCTCTATCCGGCGATCAAGCGCCTCGAAACCGACGGTCTGCTCATCCGTGAGACGGAACCCGGATCCACCGCCGCTCCCCGGCACACCCTGCACCTCACCCCGGCCGGGCGGACAGCGCTGCTCGAACGGCTCCGCACGCCCGACCGGCTGGACATCAGCGACGAGAACCGCTGGTTCACCGTGCTCGCCTTCCTCCGCCACCTCGACAGCCCCGCCGAACAGGCCACCGTGCTCCGCCGCAGGCTCGCCTTCCTCGACGAGCCCGCCAGCTTCTTCTACGACGGCGCCCGGCCGCTCAGCGCCGAGGACATCACCGACCCGTTCCGCAGCGGCATCCTGCTGATCGCCCGAGCGACATCACAGGCCGAGCTCGCCTGGCTGGGCGACACGATCGCCACCCTCGACGGACACCCCCGCCCCTCGGCCTGA